Within Brachyhypopomus gauderio isolate BG-103 chromosome 4, BGAUD_0.2, whole genome shotgun sequence, the genomic segment TAACCTTTAGTTGCAAATCCAGAAAAAAGCTAAATATGCTGTCTTTGGTTTGAAATAATGCCCAATAGAGATCCCATGTTTTTCACAATAATTCCAACTATTTGCGCCTTTATTTTGGAAGTTCTTATTTTTAGCTGCATCACCAACTGGACCACACCACAGCTGAACAGAACCGATGACCAAACAAGAATTCTCATAAAAAGTACTGCAGGTCCTGTTTATAAACGTAATCCTCTGTGCTCATGCACGTTGACCAAACTTTCCAAGTCATCATAGAAAACGTGAAAATGATTCTTTCGTAAGCGGATCATAAATAATGCTCTAAGATAACTTCAGATTAGGGAAATGTCAAAGTAGCCTACATCTTTAAAGCACCTTTTTATTCCCATGCGTCCTCTTACCTttacaaaattattattattaaatgacAACATCAGTCCAATAAACCGTTTGGAGAGAAATTGACTGAAATGCTGCAGAGGGCGATGCTATTTGAGATATTTTCCTCTAACTTGCTCCTCCTTTTTAGTCCCCTCTAAAAACTGGACGTCACGACAAGTTTGGAAGTCCTCCGTTCGCCTTCACAGGGCAATATAAACGTCCTCGTGCGAACCGCGTGGATACTAAGGATATCGCAGTATACCATCATAAGGAATACTGAATGAACAACCGGACGCATTTACATATATTGgacttattttttaaataaatagttttattacattttattaaaggCTTTATAGAGATACATtcgtttagcttttttttgttttttttttttttttttttaactagcTCCATGAACAAAATATGATGAATATTTTTGGGACGTTGATGTGATTCTGGGGGATTCATCGCTCAGTGGTTTGAATAAGCTGTCTGTGAATAAGCAATTGTAGAGAAATGAGGGACCGACACAGCTGTGGACGCCAGAATTAACTGGTGACTGACTCCGAAAGGTATTTGTTCAGTATCCTACATTACGGTTGTTCTTCATATAGGCTACTTAACTTTTACCAATCAACAGCTACCTATGTTTTTAcaaaacaacttgtttttacaaaaatattttttggttAAAAAGTTAAACAGGTAACAAACACGATGCAGTTAAACGTTGAGAAAATGTAATTAATTTCAGAATATTTCATTAATTTGTTCATTTAGGGATGCTGTCTTTTATCCTAACGCAAATAATAAAAGAATGTCGTATGCCTGTGATAAATAATATAAACAGAAACGTAAGTAGGCCTAGTAGGCTACATGCCGTATTTTTGTATATTTCATTCAGTTGGCTATGTCTTCTGAGTAGATCTGGGCAAAATAATTTAGTCAGTTTAAAAGTTTGAGCTGAATGTTTTGGTTGTGTGCTTTATTGACAGCGTTAATATGAAACCAATGAAAACTCAAATCAAAATGCAAACCGTGGACTGTTTTCCACTGACGGTGCTGATGTTGATGGCGACTTTCATTGACACCAGCGTCGCTTGTCCGCGTCTCTGTGCCTGTTACGTTCCCACGGAGGTGCACTGCACCTTTCGCTCTCTCGTCACCGTTCCCTCTGGTATCCCCAAACAAATTCTGCGCATCAATTTTGGGTAAGCGCCAACCACTGACCGTATTAAGAACTGTTTATTATAGGCATCTTTTAGTTTATGTAAACGCGTGATTGGTGTATATTATGATGTATGGTTAATTACAACTGATGAAAGtcacttaaatacacacacacacacacacacacacacacacacacacacacacacacacacacacacacacacacacacacacacaaccccacacctaCTACTGGGTTGGActcccttttgccttcagaactgccttaatcctttgtggcatagattcaacaaggtactggaaacattccccAGTGAGTCTGGCTCATATTGacatttgtcggctgcacatccgtccgtgatgtgaatctcccatgCTCTATTGgcttgagatctggtgactgtggaggccatgcGGGTAcaatgaactcattgttgtgttaaagaaaccagtctgagatggttcacgctttatgacatggcatggTAACccgctggaagtagccatcagaagttgggtacactgtggtcataaagggatggacatggtcagcaacaatactcatcATTGattcaattggtactaatgggcccaaagtgtgccaggaaaatatgccccacaccattgcaccaccactacCAGCCAGAACCATTGATagaaggcaggatggatccatgctttcatgatgttgatgccaaattctgacccttccatccgaatgtcgcagcaaAAAACAAGACTCTTCAAACCAGACAATGTTTAtttcaatcttctattgtccaatttaggtgagcctgtgcgaattgtagcctcagtttcctgtacTTAGCttacaggagtggcacctggtgtggttctgcagctgtagcccatctgcctcaagtTTTGAAGTattgtgttcagagatgctcttctgcatgcctcggttgtaacggctggttatttgagttactgttgccgttctatcagctcaaaccagtctggccattctcctctgacctctggcatcaacaaggcatttgtgcccacagaactgctgctcgctggatattttctttttttcacaccATTCTCTGTACACCTTAGatatggttgtgcatgaaaatcccagtagatcagcagtttctgaaatactcagaccagcctgtctggcaccaaccatcatgccacattcaaattcaaagtcacttaaatcacctttcttccccatcaGCCATCATTCTTCCccaacattatatatatatatatatatatatatatatatatatatatatatatatatatatatatatatatatatatacacacacagtgccctccataattattggcacccaATAATTTTTCTGCATACTCAGCTCTTGTGTTACGCCAGACCCACTTACAGCATTTGTTGCCAAAAAGCTCTATCTGACCAAAGCACACGGTCCCAGTTGAAGTTCCAGTACTGCTTAGCAAACTCCAAACGTTTTCGTTTATGATTGAGAGTGAGAAAAGGTTTTTTCCATGCATGCCTCCCAAACAGCTGGTTGTTTTGGAGACTTCGTGACCCCAAGATGCTACCATTTGTTGCAGTTCTGTAACAGTTAGCTTTGGAGAACTTTTTATTTCTCTTATCATCCTCCTCACTGTGCGTGGTGGCAAAATAAACTTGCGTCCTCGTCCAGACTTGTTTACCACTGTCCCAGTTGTTTTAAACTTCTTAATAATTCCTCTGACAGTAGATATGGACAGGTGTAGGCAAGTGGCTATTTTCTTGTAGCCATTGCCTGACTTGTGAAGGTCAACACACATCTGCCTTACTTGAATGCTATGTTCCTTTGTCTTTCCCATGTTGAAGAGAAATGGCCTCTGTGTCACGTCATAATTATACCCCAGGGAAACAGGAAGTTTTAAATTGCTAATTAATCTACATACTCTGATTAACTTCATGAACTACTGTAGAAGTGACAGAAATtctttaattacatttatttccTAAGAATTGttaggggtgccaataattgtggAACAGGTGATTTTATGAAGAATAATTATTTCTTAGTCAGGGATTTTATTTTCCCCCTTAAACTTCACTTGAGTTAAAGGTTACATTTTTCTACAATTGTCAGTGTAAGAGTATGTTTCCACAATAACAATTTAATTAGAAGCTAAAGAACACATCTTAACCAGGGGTGTCAATAATTATGGAgggcactgtatatatatatatatatatatatatatatatatatatatatatatatatatatatatatatatacacacacacacacacacacacatagataaaGAAAGCTTAATTATTGATTAAGATACTTTCCATTTCCCAGGTTTAACACCATCACTCGGATTACAGAGCACTCCTTTGCTGGATTAAGGAAACTGGAACTTCTGATGATGCATGGGAATGATATCCATAAAATTCCCAATGGAACTTTTCAAGACCTGCTGTCCTTGCAGGTAAAGAGCCACCTTTCAGTCTTTGTTATCAGTCTAAATAGAGAGGAATCTCAAAAGAAAACGTATTTGTACAAGAAATTCAGCATATGCTTATACTTTGTTTATTATATGCAGTAATAACTGTCAAGCCTACTCTAGGGATGCTATGTttctaattataataataatttaataataatttccacttctatagcgcctttcaaagtacccaaggacgctgtacagagaaatacaaaaagaacagacaaaaaaataaataaataaaataaaaataaaaaagtaaaaataaaaaaatcccaTAGAACAGACCTAAGTTGAGGAAGTTATGAGAAAATGTTGATTAAATGGATGGGTCTTTAGTTGAGTCGTGAATGTGTTAAGAGATGgtaagagatggagggagaggggaagagagttccagagggtCGGAGCCGCCACACTAAAAGATCGACCACTCATGGTGCTCAACTTGAATCTGGGAACAACTAATGGTCCAGTGTAAGATGACCGAAGCCAGAGAGTAGGGACATAGCGGTGCAAAAGATTAGCCAGGTATATGGGAGCCAAACCAGAGAGTGCTTTGAAAGTAAGTACTAGAATTTTGTACTGGATACGGAGACTTATCGGAAGCCAATGAAGATGCTCTAGGACAGGTGTTATATGGTCGTACTTCCTTGACTGGGTCAGAACAtgagcagcagcattctgaacagtCTGAAGGGACCGAAGAGACTTAGAGGGGAGACTATAGAAGAGAGAGTTGCAGTAATCTAGTTTGGAAGTGATAAAAGCATGAACCAAGGTTTCAGCAGATTTAGGAGTCAGAAATGAACGTAGGCGGGAGATATAACGGAGTTGGAGGAAGGCTGACTTAGTTAGTGAACGTATCTGAGGTTCAAATGAAAGAGTCGGATCAAACAGAACCCCAAGATTGCCCACAACAGGTGATGATTTGACcggcataccagcaacagtaagCGATGTATTGGCAAGGGAAAGGGCCACAGACTTAGTGCCAATAATAATAAACTCAGTCTTATGGGCATTTAATAAAAGAAAATTAGCATGTAGCCACAGGTTGAGTTCAGATATACATTTAGTGATGGATGGGGGTGAGAAAGGGGCATGAGGCTTAAAGCTGAGATAAagctgagtgtcatcagcatagagaTGGTATTTTAATCCATAGTGTCGTAACAACTCACCGAGTGGCAGAATATAAAtagtaaagagcagtggtcctAGCACCGAGCCCTGAGGAACACCCTGAGCAACCGGAGCTAAATCTGATTTACAATTACCCAAGCGTATGAACTGACATCTATCCGaaaggtatgaagtgaaccaAGAAATAACGGTACCAGAAAACCCAAGATCACGGAGCCGTGAGAGCAGTATTGCATGATTGACTGTATCAAAGGCAGCAGTGAGATCGAGGAGTAAAAGAAGAGAAGCATGGCCATTatcagaggagagaagaaggtCATTTAACACATAAACAAGAGCAGTCTCAGTGCTGTGCCAAGCACGGAAACCATAATTGAACTTATCAGCTAATTTATGTACTACTTCATAAGCAGACTCAGTTGGCTTCCATTAAGCAAACACAtatacaaagaaagaaagacattGACTGCACACCACTGCTACAGAGTGAATGAACAATGAAAATGCTGCTCCAATACTTATACTTATATGAACTGGACATCCTCTGAATCATAAATGCAATCATCAAGATCAGGTTAACACAGCAAATCCACCAGTGTTAACGCTTTTGAATTCCTTTACGATCTAGTTAGACCATGGGTGCGAAATTTGCTCTGAAGTAAAAAATGTGTGTGCTATGTCTCTTTCCCCAGGTGCTGAAAATGAGCTACAATAAGTTGAGAGTAATTACTGGCCACACCTTTTTTGGACTTAGGAGCTTGATGAgactgcacctggaccacaatAGGATAGAGTTAATTCACCCAGATGCCTTCAATGGGATGACATCACTTCGCTTGCTCCAGCTGGAGGGGAACCACCTGCAAAAACTCCACCCTGCTACATTCTGTACCTTCTCCCTGCTACAGCACTTTCCAGTCTCTACCCTCAAACACCTGTACCTGTCAGAGAATCTCCTGACATCCCTGCCCAGGGGTATGCTGACGAGTATGACTCAGCTAGAGAACATCTTCTTGCATGGTAATCCCTGGACATGTGACTGCAGGCTGGACTGGGTCCCAGACTGGAGCACTCGCAATTCAGGCAAGTACAATGTCATTAAAAAGTCTTGGTCTACATTTTTGTTGGTTtagttttattttaattttaaaggTAGAGGAAAAAAGTGTAAATTAGTTACTAAATTTATTTTAGTTactaaatttatttatttatttattactaaTTTATATATGTAAATTAGTTACTAAATTATATATGTCATACACATATTATACAGTGTTAAGATGTAAGGATGTTATaaattgtagtaaagtacacaaagtttccagagataGTTTCAGACAGagctccttcatcagctgtgcaaacaaAGTGCATCTGAAGTAACAGGAGGTAGTTTATAGGTTAAAAAAGAATTTTATATTTGAAAAAGTAGATGTCCAAGAGTGTATAtcagttatttttctttatttccttttctttcctaaTTTCATTGCCATAACTGGCTATGTAAACAGATGTATTGTTAATGCAATATCCATCTGTATTAAAATGCCTTGCCATGGGAAATGTCATCCTTAATCCAGATGGTCTGAAGGTGTTCAACAAACCGATCAGCAAGTTTTCTCTTGCTGTCTTCAGTATAAAGCTGATTAAATTTATTGCAAGTAATATATTAGACGACTCCTGCTGTGATGACAACTGATCCCTTTGTGCTAGTTATTTTAGTGGTTGTGttaataaatgtacatgtaGCACATCTAGATTGGTTGCAGGCTACAGTACCACAGTTAGTAATTGAATGGTCAATTGTATCACTCTTGATGAGCATGTCTTTGATGTTTTTGTCTCATTTATAAAAGATGAGTGAAGGATCCTAAAAATGAATGCAGTCTCTACATCATCTTGGTGATTTCTGAAGAGTTTtagtataatattataataatattgtAATAGTATAATATTCGCCACTGTTTTATTTGTAGGATGATAAGTCAGCACGAAAGAAATTATTGTCTTAAAAGCAGATTGTTTATAGGTCAGTGCATTCACACTCTGAATAGGCAAAACATGAGCAAAACTTCATCTAGTTTTGAAAATGTTCATGCATTTCAATACTTTTCTGTCAGATGCCTTCATTGTCAGAGTATTTGTAAGTAAAGAGTGGGCTTTTTGCAGTCCTTTTGGAATGCCACTTGGTTTGCCATgctgaaaaatattttaaagtttTATTGAACATATGTTTGGACATTGTTCATGAATAGCAGAAGTAAAGTAAATTTTTGCTTCTTTTCTAGGGGTGATGAAATGTAAGAAGGACAAAGCATATGCCAAAGGTCAGCTATGTCCAATATGTTCCTCACCACATCAGCTGCAAGGCAAAGAAATCTCTGAACTGAAGGCGTTTCAGTGCCTTGGACCAGTAATCAGTTCTCCAGAGAGGGATGTTGCAGCAGAAGAGAACTTCAGTGAGCTGCTATCACTAAAGGAATTCAGACAGCCTTTTGGAAATGTGACACTGAAACTCTTTGATGAGCATGGCAACAAAGTTGACTTGATCTGCCGAATTCTGGAACCAGGAGAGTCCACAAAAATCACATGGAATTACACTAAATCTTTGCAGATTGTAGCTAACATGACTCTGTCTTTTGACCTTGAATGTCCAATCAATCAGGGAAACTATGAAAGTTTATGGAGACTTCTTGCCTACTATAGCGAGATGCCTGTGTACCTCCGAAGGGAGATAATGCTAAGCAAAGAGCCTGAACTAAGCTACAGATACAGGCAGGACATTGAAAGAGATGCATACTATTACACTGGAGTTCGAGCTAATGTTTTATCTCATCCATCATGGCTTATGCAGTCATTTCTGAATATCCAGCTGAATAGGCCCTATTCCACATCTAAATCTGTAAAGCTCATTCTCACAACCCAAATGTCATCCACCACCGACAGTGCAGAGGCAAGACAACACAGGAGATCATGGGTTATTATTGATCACCACAACATGACCCAGACTACATTTAGTTCTGTTTTGGGTGGTATGATTGAGATGGATTGCAGTGTGCAGAGTTCTGGAGATCCATCAATTTTGTGGATGCTGCCTGATGGCTCTAAGCTTAAAGCTCCTTTCAGCAGCCCAAGCAGTCGGGTGTCTTTGTCTGCCAATGGCAAACTCCTCATCAAAGTTGTCGAACATTCAGATTCTGGTGTGTATTACTGCATTGCTGAGATCCAAGGAAATGTGGACCTTCTGCCTTTTCGTTTATCTGTTGTAGattcctccactcctcctgtAGGTGGTGAGGTTGGGATTGCTATAACAAAATTTGTAGATGAATCTATTTCACTGCCTTGCCATACAACTGCAACACCAGATGCAGTAGTAGACTGGATATTTCCAGATGGCAGTGTGATAAATGCCAAAGCAAACTCGTCTAAAGGATTTGTCTTCACTAATGGCACACTACTCATTCTTCATGGTAAACCTAATGACAGTGGATATTACAAATGTGTGGCTTTGAATCAACATGGTGTAGATTCTCTGGCTACAAAGCTCACAGTCATGAGAAGGCAAGAAATAGAGCCCCTCAGACAGTATCGCATGAGACCTCAGTCTGCAGCAGGCTTGTCTACAAAAGTCAAAACATTTTTGGAGGACACTGATGAGTCATCAGGTGATGCTGCTGTCCAAGTAAGAATGCCATCAAAAAGGCCTTTTACCAACCAAAGGACGGGGCCACATTCAAGGCCACATTCATTCAGGAACTCTCAACGAAGGTTTCCAGACCTTAGAAGGCCTATTAGGAAAGGCCTATTGAGAGGACAACAAAGAAACAATGTACTTGAGAAAAGGAGAAATAGTAAGacatcaaaaaacaaaatagaCCCACAGAGATGGGCTTACATTTTGGCCAAAATCCGTGAAAAAAACTCAGAAAAAACCACACCACCTAACTTGTTCCAAAGCATGCCTATACCAAGAGTTCAGACTGCAAGCCCTAACATAAATAATCAAGGATTTTCTGACAACACAGAAGGATCATCTCCTGATGACACAAGTCTAACAAAGGAAGAGTCTAGGAGTCTAGAAGCAACTCAAAATCTAGAGGAAAAAACTTACAACACACATACCGTCACACATGCTGAAGGCCTGCTTAACTTGTATCAAATAGCTACAGCTAAATTAAGTACTGAATTAGACAGAGTAACAGTGAGACCAGACACTGCAAAGTTCACATCTGCATCCAATTATGTCACTGAGATGAATCTCTTGGAAAGAAACCATGTCAACATTTTAAGTAGCAGCTCTTCAGACAAAGAAGAAACATATCAACCAACTGAAAATATCCCAGTGTCCACAGGACATGCTGTTGTACCAGATTTAGAAGTGAAAACTAAACACAGCTTGTCAGTTGAGTCTGGCATACACTCGTACTCTGTGGCTGTTGATGAAACATATGTGAAGGCTGAAGCTGGTATTGCTTCAGTATTTCTGTTTACCACCTCCACGCCACCAGTCAAAAGTGCTCCATCCTATTTTACTAAGCCAATGGCTCCATCCATTACAGTGCCTCCAAAGTCAAGAATCTCCTGGAACTCCAGAAAGCGATTTGGAAGTAGGCGGAGAATAAACAGATTAAGGCTAAGACCATCCTCAGCTCAACAAACAAGCAGCCCACAGTTTACAGTATCCAAGGCTCATCCGCTATCAGTCAATATAACAACTTCCTCATCACTAGCCCAAATCACAGACATCTATTCCAGTGATAGAGATAttacttcccagaaacccttaATGCATAGAACTATCCGTAATGAAACAAATTACTCTGTCCATGATCAGAAAATCAGTCTGCTTGCCCacaaaatgaatggaagtgaatatTCCACCAACCAGAAAATTCAACCCATTGCAGACCTCTTAGAATACAGTTCAGTTACCCCAATTATCCCAATTATCCCAACAACAGTGTCTATGGTCACATCTTACAACAGAGTTGAAACTACAGAGGATTGGAGAAATGAAAACACAGCTCTTGGAATGGTCAAGACAAATAAGTACATTGCAGAAGCAGTTCCAACACCTGAGCTAGACCACAAAGCCGTGACTCTGGTGGCTAGTCAAGACAAGTTTGTACACATATTTTCGGCAGTGAAACCATTCCAGAAGTCCATTGGTATTGCTGATTCAAGAGACACCAGCCTCACATTGAGCCCTGATGTACCTCTAACGGAAAGCTCTTACATATTTGAATCAAACACAGGCAAACACCTCAGTGAGGCTTACAATTCTGAAGTACACAGTTCTGTTGCATCTGAAGATGACATTGGGGTTCCTCCAGTCAGACCACTCCCTTCCTCAGCAATATTTCCATATAAAGACATTAACGCACAAAGTTCACACCAGGGCACTAACATTAAGGAAAATCCACTATATACTTCTCTATTTATTCCTACAAGACACATACCagaaaaacacagctcaaactcAACACACCACAAAGTCACCACAAACTCACAAAAACCTACCACTCAAGATGAACAAAATGCTATCTCTTCCATCATTACAAATCCAGATTTAGAGTTTGGTAAAGGAGAAGTCCTGTTGTCTTCACTTGAGAATACAGTTAAATCCACTGGTATCACTTCAACAATGACTGGTTTTTCTCCTACAACCATTCCACAACTATTAACAGTATCAACTGCAGTAACAGCACAACCAATTTCAGCTACAGCTATTCTGacagaacaacctacaacaatGACAAAAGCAGCATTTCCTACAACAGTTGCAATGCCTACTTTTGTTACTACTGTGCTTTCTACAACTTCCACCATCAATTCAAATAGAACATCAAAACCCAGTGTGCCAATTACAGATAATAGGATTCCACTTTACTCAATATATCCTATGACAAACTACATTCCTAACGGACATAATGGAAGAATACCTAATTTGAGGTATCACCCCGGTCATAGAAATCCAATTATTATCCATAGTACACCATCAACTAACAATTTATCAGTGGATTTCAGAACCGCCAGTACCACCAAATCAACTACTGTGTCATCTAACACATCTAAAACCACTACTGAGTTATCAACTACAAGTTCCACCCTTCTCCTGAGTACAATCTCCAAGTATAGAAGTGGAATTCAGATGAATACTGCATCTACAAACAAGCAAATATATGTCATGGTCTCACCTGCACAACTCCCAACTGTTCCTGTCCTGAGGTCAAGGCCAAGAATAACCAGCTTTAATCCAAGCACAATCATGGTGAATGCTGAAACCGATGTGCAGTTTCAATGTGAGTCTGTGGGAGATCCTAGACCTTTTCTCACCTGGACCAAAGTCTCTACAGGTACAAACAGATATTTAATGAAACAAgattattgtttttttatataaaattatgtatacTGATGCACAAGCAATTACAGTAATTATTAGAATTTCTTATTGGATTGTGTTTAGGTCTTTAATCTGTGAGTTTGGTTTTTCCACTAAGAGTATTTGTTGTTTGTTCAGTTTTACACTAGGGATGGAGGATGTTGAGACCGAGGAGTAATTTCAAAGAGCATGTTTATTCTGCAGCTTAGCGTGATAGTGCTTAGCACACTACACAAGACAGACAACACTTACCGTACAAAAACACAGTGTAGTGACTGGGCCTCAACAAAGACAAGCGACaagcacaacaacaacaaacattaAATGCTCTAACATAAAAAAAGACACAAGTGTAACATATAATGGTAATGAAACAAGTAACAGGAGCAAcaatggaacacacacacacacacacacacacagaaccatacccacaaacacacagacacagacacagacaacacCGAGAGAAAAGTCAGTGGCAGACCTTGACACTGAGCGTGTTGCACACAAGCTATAATCTTGTGTGCTCCAAGTTCTGCTCCAAAGGACAATGAAGAATCCATAATCAGTATTGGAAATATAAGTCAGGGGAACTGTCTCTTATGTTTCTCCTACATTACACAAGGAGAATTTATCTGAGTCCAGAAGGACTGATTTAGGGCAATAATTTATAGCTGTGGATGTTGCAATACAGTTACAtgtaatgtttaaaaaaaactatGACTTATGGGGCAGGAATATTACATATTTAATGACATTAGTTTTCCTTATGTTCCTGTATTTTCAGGAGCTGTCATGTCAGCGAGCACCAGAATCCAGCGGTTTGAGGTACAGCCCAATGGAACCTTTGTGATTCGTAGCGTCCAGCTGCAGGATCGCGGCCGATACCTCTGCACTGTTCAAAACCAATATGGTG encodes:
- the mxra5b gene encoding matrix-remodeling-associated protein 5; this translates as MKPMKTQIKMQTVDCFPLTVLMLMATFIDTSVACPRLCACYVPTEVHCTFRSLVTVPSGIPKQILRINFGFNTITRITEHSFAGLRKLELLMMHGNDIHKIPNGTFQDLLSLQVLKMSYNKLRVITGHTFFGLRSLMRLHLDHNRIELIHPDAFNGMTSLRLLQLEGNHLQKLHPATFCTFSLLQHFPVSTLKHLYLSENLLTSLPRGMLTSMTQLENIFLHGNPWTCDCRLDWVPDWSTRNSGVMKCKKDKAYAKGQLCPICSSPHQLQGKEISELKAFQCLGPVISSPERDVAAEENFSELLSLKEFRQPFGNVTLKLFDEHGNKVDLICRILEPGESTKITWNYTKSLQIVANMTLSFDLECPINQGNYESLWRLLAYYSEMPVYLRREIMLSKEPELSYRYRQDIERDAYYYTGVRANVLSHPSWLMQSFLNIQLNRPYSTSKSVKLILTTQMSSTTDSAEARQHRRSWVIIDHHNMTQTTFSSVLGGMIEMDCSVQSSGDPSILWMLPDGSKLKAPFSSPSSRVSLSANGKLLIKVVEHSDSGVYYCIAEIQGNVDLLPFRLSVVDSSTPPVGGEVGIAITKFVDESISLPCHTTATPDAVVDWIFPDGSVINAKANSSKGFVFTNGTLLILHGKPNDSGYYKCVALNQHGVDSLATKLTVMRRQEIEPLRQYRMRPQSAAGLSTKVKTFLEDTDESSGDAAVQVRMPSKRPFTNQRTGPHSRPHSFRNSQRRFPDLRRPIRKGLLRGQQRNNVLEKRRNSKTSKNKIDPQRWAYILAKIREKNSEKTTPPNLFQSMPIPRVQTASPNINNQGFSDNTEGSSPDDTSLTKEESRSLEATQNLEEKTYNTHTVTHAEGLLNLYQIATAKLSTELDRVTVRPDTAKFTSASNYVTEMNLLERNHVNILSSSSSDKEETYQPTENIPVSTGHAVVPDLEVKTKHSLSVESGIHSYSVAVDETYVKAEAGIASVFLFTTSTPPVKSAPSYFTKPMAPSITVPPKSRISWNSRKRFGSRRRINRLRLRPSSAQQTSSPQFTVSKAHPLSVNITTSSSLAQITDIYSSDRDITSQKPLMHRTIRNETNYSVHDQKISLLAHKMNGSEYSTNQKIQPIADLLEYSSVTPIIPIIPTTVSMVTSYNRVETTEDWRNENTALGMVKTNKYIAEAVPTPELDHKAVTLVASQDKFVHIFSAVKPFQKSIGIADSRDTSLTLSPDVPLTESSYIFESNTGKHLSEAYNSEVHSSVASEDDIGVPPVRPLPSSAIFPYKDINAQSSHQGTNIKENPLYTSLFIPTRHIPEKHSSNSTHHKVTTNSQKPTTQDEQNAISSIITNPDLEFGKGEVLLSSLENTVKSTGITSTMTGFSPTTIPQLLTVSTAVTAQPISATAILTEQPTTMTKAAFPTTVAMPTFVTTVLSTTSTINSNRTSKPSVPITDNRIPLYSIYPMTNYIPNGHNGRIPNLRYHPGHRNPIIIHSTPSTNNLSVDFRTASTTKSTTVSSNTSKTTTELSTTSSTLLLSTISKYRSGIQMNTASTNKQIYVMVSPAQLPTVPVLRSRPRITSFNPSTIMVNAETDVQFQCESVGDPRPFLTWTKVSTGAVMSASTRIQRFEVQPNGTFVIRSVQLQDRGRYLCTVQNQYGVDKMMVTLMVLAQKPRMLLPQQRDVTAYLGDSVNLECQAQGLPSPYTSWMLPDRTVVHTLSTSQQRIMLLNNGTLQIKQTSYPDRGVYKCIASNVAGTDTAIVRLHISALPPMIQQSKEENYSISEGQTVHIHCSAKGAPIPAIRWVTASGMQIRPSQFINGNLFVFPNGTLYIRNSVEKDSGTYKCVALNAVGSDKRSVSLLVKRNSSTAKITSTSPQRVDVSYGGSLSLDCRASGNPEPRIIWRTPLKKLIDAHYSFDHRMKVFGNGTLSIKSITDKDQGDYLCVARNKMGDDYVLLKVNVMMKAAKIEGKQLSNHKVQYGGDLKVDCIASGLPNPEIRWSLPDGTMVNSVMQSDNSGVRRRRYVVFDNGTLYFNYVGLKEEGNYTCYAENQMGKDEMKVQIKVLAEAPTIRNNTYKVFRVAHGDTVSITCSAKGEPSPSVTWLSPTNHIILSASDKYQLTTDGTLLIRKVQRFDNGNYTCTAKNTAGMDKKVVHVEVLVSVPVINGQQSQISIKEEIAKKDQQVLLHCKAEGTPAPQVMWVLPDNVVLPAPYYGGRITVHHNGTLDIRSLRKSDSAQLLCIARSEAGEARLQVHLHVVEQLEEPQLKNLAAESVQLVDGVSVTLNCSIEGKPTPEITWILPNGTSLQSGTDFLRFYHQLDGSLVIREPTVSEAGIYRCVGSNGAGYVERTVRLEVGKEPHISNKYSSLISIINGENLQLNCQSSGNPLPKLTWTLPSGVILTRPQRMGRYAIFDNGTLAVQQASVYDRGAYHCESTNKFGSSSLSVAVIVIAYPPRITSGPAKVTYTRPGMAIQLNCMAIGIPKAEVTWEMPDKTHLKAGSQPRLYGNRYLHPQGFLVIQNPSSRDNGFYKCTARNVVGSDSKVTFVHVF